Proteins encoded in a region of the Streptomyces akebiae genome:
- a CDS encoding DUF5708 family protein encodes MSGTPDRTAGRATRNLLEGTATFVIGLVLWLSTEGVKVPVVTLTKVGVVMMCVGGVLVATGLYRRARGTAGGG; translated from the coding sequence ATGAGCGGCACGCCGGACAGGACGGCCGGCCGGGCCACGAGGAACCTGCTGGAGGGGACCGCCACCTTCGTGATCGGCCTGGTGCTGTGGCTCTCCACCGAGGGGGTGAAGGTCCCGGTCGTCACCTTGACCAAGGTCGGCGTGGTGATGATGTGCGTGGGGGGCGTCCTCGTCGCCACGGGCCTCTACCGGCGGGCTCGCGGAACGGCGGGCGGTGGCTGA
- a CDS encoding cob(I)yrinic acid a,c-diamide adenosyltransferase: MVNLTRIYTRTGDQGTTNLGDMSRVPKTDPRISAYADANEANAAIGTAIALGGLDEEVVKVLVRVQNDLFDVGADLSTPVVENPEFPPLRVEQFYIDKLEADCDRFNGELEKLRSFILPGGTPGAALLHQACTVVRRAERSTWAALESHADAMNPLTATYLNRLSDLLFILARTANKEVGDVLWVPGGER; this comes from the coding sequence ATGGTCAATCTGACGCGCATCTACACCAGGACCGGCGACCAGGGCACCACCAACCTCGGCGACATGAGCCGGGTGCCCAAGACCGATCCGCGGATCTCGGCGTACGCGGACGCCAACGAGGCCAACGCGGCCATCGGCACGGCGATCGCGCTGGGCGGACTGGACGAGGAGGTCGTCAAGGTCCTCGTGCGGGTGCAGAACGATCTGTTCGACGTGGGCGCCGACCTCTCGACCCCCGTCGTCGAGAACCCGGAGTTCCCGCCCCTGCGGGTCGAGCAGTTCTACATCGACAAGCTGGAGGCCGACTGCGACCGCTTCAACGGGGAGCTGGAGAAGCTGCGCTCCTTCATCCTGCCCGGCGGCACCCCCGGTGCGGCCCTGCTGCACCAGGCCTGCACGGTGGTCCGGCGTGCCGAGCGCTCGACCTGGGCCGCCCTGGAGTCCCACGCCGACGCGATGAACCCCCTCACCGCGACCTACCTCAACCGGCTCTCCGACCTCCTGTTCATCCTCGCGAGGACGGCGAACAAGGAGGTCGGGGACGTGCTGTGGGTGCCCGGCGGGGAGCGGTAG